A genomic window from Winogradskyella sp. J14-2 includes:
- a CDS encoding Omp28-related outer membrane protein has translation MKTKHLFNLLFMALAISFGACSSDSDGDGNGNGNGNGNGNGNGNDITSISVEISSSVACGIYAGDTVSFAVMGNNNTDVTNSATISVNGTAISGNTYTTTQAGSLQVSATYQDISTTNNLNVNVAVDNAKFTKHVVIEDFTGTWCGYCPRVSYAIEQVKEQTDQISVVAIHRYNSDPSQNGYDPFNFDEAAVMGVNSYPTAKVNRGSEWTFPEPSNIDQIVDQTVCDNAPLGLAITPSLSGNTMTVKVDAKFSQDFDFNNTKLIVYVLEDNLIADQENYTSYYGGVSILSNFEHDHVLRASLTNILGDDLPNNEVTNSVYSRTFTANVPSNVVDTNEMSIVAFITNENFTGDAFAINSRVAHFGDAQTFEEN, from the coding sequence ATGAAAACTAAACATCTATTTAATCTTTTATTTATGGCCTTAGCTATAAGCTTTGGCGCTTGCAGTAGCGACAGTGATGGTGACGGAAACGGCAATGGAAATGGAAATGGAAACGGCAATGGAAACGGTAATGACATAACAAGCATCTCTGTTGAAATATCAAGTTCTGTCGCCTGTGGCATTTACGCTGGTGACACTGTGAGTTTTGCTGTTATGGGCAACAATAACACAGATGTTACCAATTCGGCTACAATCTCTGTTAACGGTACAGCCATATCTGGCAATACATATACTACAACCCAAGCAGGTTCGTTACAAGTCTCTGCGACGTATCAAGATATAAGTACAACTAATAATTTAAACGTAAATGTTGCAGTTGATAACGCTAAATTTACTAAGCACGTAGTCATAGAAGATTTCACAGGGACTTGGTGTGGTTACTGCCCAAGAGTATCTTATGCTATTGAACAGGTCAAGGAGCAAACAGATCAAATAAGTGTAGTTGCTATTCACAGATACAATTCTGATCCTTCTCAAAATGGTTATGACCCATTTAATTTTGATGAAGCGGCAGTTATGGGTGTCAATAGTTACCCAACAGCTAAAGTTAATAGAGGTTCTGAATGGACATTCCCTGAGCCGAGTAATATAGACCAAATTGTCGACCAAACTGTCTGTGACAATGCACCTCTAGGTTTAGCAATTACACCGTCGTTATCTGGTAATACAATGACCGTTAAAGTAGATGCCAAATTTAGCCAAGACTTTGATTTTAATAATACCAAACTTATTGTTTATGTGTTAGAAGACAACCTAATTGCAGATCAAGAAAATTATACAAGCTATTATGGTGGTGTAAGTATTCTTTCTAATTTTGAGCATGACCATGTGCTTAGGGCTAGCTTAACCAATATTTTAGGCGACGACCTTCCTAATAATGAAGTTACTAATTCTGTTTATAGTAGGACTTTCACTGCTAATGTACCATCAAATGTTGTAGATACAAATGAAATGAGTATCGTTGCATTCATTACCAATGAAAATTTTACAGGTGATGCTTTTGCCATCAACTCAAGAGTCGCTCATTTTGGGGATGCACAAACCTTTGAAGAGAATTAA
- a CDS encoding glutamate-5-semialdehyde dehydrogenase translates to MKLLNTEIKNKVLTSMADILDRKRDAIIEANKKDLEAFKKEDQALFDRLIVNSKKVDEMIEAVNSVRLQDDPVGQEISNTTLKNGLNIVNTTAPFGTILIIYESRPDVTIEAAVLAFKANNKILLKGGKEAYNSNIILEQCWHEALTKNGLSKDWIKLLHLKREETQEFLKNPTEPLDLIVPRGGERLIEFVKTHASCAVLVSGRGNNFLYVSEKADWSKAVNVIINAKTDKISGCNALDKVLINKNIPEYETKLKMLQQKLEQYNVEIIADKSVSNVIEDAKEISKKSVWFEEFLALKLLIAAVNNIDEATDMINKYSGKHSAAIITEDKNEALTFMNNVDSAAVYHNASTRFTDGGQMGVGAELAISTDKLHHRGPLGLKQLVTNKYYIFGDGQVRV, encoded by the coding sequence ATGAAACTTTTAAATACAGAAATAAAAAATAAGGTATTAACATCCATGGCAGATATTTTAGATCGCAAACGCGATGCTATTATAGAAGCCAATAAAAAAGACTTAGAAGCTTTTAAAAAGGAAGACCAGGCGCTTTTTGATCGCCTCATTGTAAACAGTAAAAAGGTTGACGAAATGATAGAAGCCGTAAACTCGGTAAGACTTCAAGACGATCCTGTTGGTCAGGAAATTTCTAATACAACCTTAAAAAATGGACTTAATATAGTGAATACTACTGCCCCATTCGGCACCATTCTTATTATCTATGAATCGCGACCAGATGTTACCATTGAAGCCGCTGTATTGGCATTTAAGGCCAATAATAAAATCTTACTAAAAGGTGGTAAAGAAGCTTATAACAGTAATATTATTTTAGAGCAATGCTGGCACGAAGCTTTAACTAAAAACGGACTTTCAAAAGATTGGATTAAGCTATTACATTTAAAACGAGAAGAAACCCAAGAGTTTTTGAAAAATCCAACCGAACCGTTAGATTTAATTGTGCCAAGAGGTGGTGAGCGTCTTATTGAGTTCGTTAAAACGCATGCAAGTTGTGCAGTACTCGTTAGTGGCAGAGGAAACAATTTTTTATATGTCTCAGAAAAAGCAGATTGGAGCAAAGCTGTTAATGTTATTATTAATGCCAAAACCGATAAAATTTCGGGATGTAACGCTCTAGATAAGGTGCTTATTAATAAAAACATTCCAGAATATGAGACAAAATTAAAAATGCTGCAGCAAAAATTAGAACAATATAACGTTGAGATTATTGCTGATAAAAGTGTTTCAAACGTAATAGAAGACGCTAAAGAGATATCTAAAAAAAGTGTTTGGTTTGAAGAGTTCTTGGCTTTAAAGCTCCTCATCGCCGCAGTTAATAACATTGACGAGGCAACAGATATGATTAACAAATATTCAGGAAAACATTCTGCAGCCATAATAACAGAAGATAAAAATGAGGCTTTAACATTTATGAACAACGTTGATAGTGCAGCCGTTTACCATAACGCGTCTACTCGATTTACCGATGGCGGACAGATGGGTGTTGGTGCCGAACTTGCAATAAGTACAGACAAATTACACCATAGAGGGCCGTTGGGACTAAAGCAGTTGGTAACTAATAAATATTATATTTTTGGCGATGGACAAGTAAGAGTATAG
- a CDS encoding TlpA family protein disulfide reductase, translating into MKYLFAAFFISISLLMHSQEFPDINLNNLDGNSISVKALADSSDIKIFSFWATWCVPCINELDAIADVYEDWQDETNVELIAVSTDDARTKKRVIPLVNGKGWEYQILLDENQDLKRALNINVLPYVVVVKNGEIIHTRTGYTPGSEEELYEVVKEHSK; encoded by the coding sequence ATGAAATATCTATTTGCTGCTTTTTTTATAAGTATCTCATTACTAATGCATAGTCAGGAATTTCCAGACATAAACCTAAATAATCTCGATGGAAATAGTATTTCTGTAAAAGCGCTTGCGGACTCTAGCGATATAAAAATTTTTAGCTTTTGGGCGACTTGGTGTGTGCCTTGTATTAATGAGCTAGATGCTATAGCTGATGTCTATGAAGATTGGCAAGATGAAACCAACGTAGAGCTTATAGCAGTCTCTACAGATGATGCTAGAACTAAGAAACGCGTTATTCCTTTAGTGAATGGAAAAGGCTGGGAATACCAGATTTTATTAGATGAAAATCAAGATCTTAAACGCGCTCTAAATATTAATGTGCTACCATATGTTGTTGTGGTTAAAAATGGTGAAATTATCCATACCAGAACAGGCTACACACCTGGAAGTGAAGAGGAACTATATGAGGTCGTAAAAGAACATTCTAAATAA
- a CDS encoding RNA polymerase sigma factor RpoD/SigA — protein MRQLKITKQVTNRETASLDKYLQEIGKVDLITADEEVELAQRIKAGDQVALEKLTKANLRFVVSVAKQYQNQGLTLPDLINEGNLGLIKAAQRFDETRGFKFISYAVWWIRQSILQALAEQSRIVRLPLNKIGSINKINKTFAFLEQSHERPPSAEEIAKELDMTINDVKESMKNSGRHVSMDAPLVEGEDSNLYDVLRSGESPNPDKDLLHESLRTEIERALETLTPREADVIRLYFGLGNQHPMTLEEIGETFDLTRERVRQIKEKAIRRLKHTSRSKILKTYLG, from the coding sequence ATGAGACAGCTCAAAATCACCAAGCAGGTTACTAACAGAGAAACCGCTTCATTAGACAAATACCTACAAGAAATTGGTAAAGTCGATTTAATTACAGCAGATGAGGAAGTAGAATTAGCACAGCGCATTAAAGCAGGTGACCAAGTTGCTTTAGAAAAATTAACCAAGGCAAACCTACGCTTCGTTGTATCTGTAGCAAAGCAATACCAAAACCAAGGATTAACATTACCAGACTTAATTAACGAAGGAAATTTAGGTCTAATTAAAGCCGCACAGCGTTTTGATGAAACACGTGGTTTTAAGTTTATATCTTATGCCGTATGGTGGATTCGTCAGTCCATATTACAAGCATTAGCAGAGCAATCTCGTATTGTGCGTTTACCGCTCAATAAGATTGGTTCAATAAATAAAATTAATAAGACATTTGCCTTTTTAGAGCAAAGTCATGAGCGTCCACCATCAGCTGAAGAAATCGCAAAAGAATTAGACATGACTATTAACGATGTTAAGGAGTCCATGAAAAATTCTGGTCGTCACGTAAGTATGGATGCACCACTTGTAGAGGGTGAGGACTCTAACCTTTACGATGTATTACGTAGTGGTGAGTCGCCAAATCCTGATAAAGATTTATTGCACGAATCTTTAAGAACCGAGATTGAGCGCGCGCTAGAAACCCTTACTCCACGAGAAGCTGATGTGATTCGATTGTATTTTGGACTTGGTAATCAACACCCAATGACTCTAGAAGAAATTGGTGAGACTTTCGATTTAACTCGTGAGCGTGTTAGACAAATTAAAGAAAAAGCAATTCGCAGATTAAAACATACGTCTAGAAGTAAAATATTAAAAACCTATTTAGGCTAA
- a CDS encoding CBS domain-containing protein — MRYIPPISEIMSTNIIALNRDDDLETAEILFKRHKIRHIPVVNGEVIIGMLSYSDLLRISFADAVYDTEEEVDTLVYNMFTIDQVMVKNVVTVSPTATIKDVAKILAEKEFHALPIVDNGNLVGIVTTTDLINYLLEQL; from the coding sequence ATGAGATATATACCGCCAATTTCTGAAATAATGAGTACAAACATCATTGCGCTTAACCGAGACGATGATCTAGAAACTGCCGAAATACTTTTTAAGAGACATAAAATAAGACATATTCCTGTGGTAAATGGCGAAGTTATTATAGGTATGCTTAGCTACTCTGATTTGCTACGCATCAGTTTTGCCGATGCAGTCTATGACACAGAAGAAGAAGTAGACACCCTTGTATACAATATGTTTACAATTGATCAAGTTATGGTTAAAAATGTAGTAACAGTCTCACCAACTGCCACTATAAAAGACGTTGCTAAAATATTGGCAGAAAAAGAATTTCATGCTTTGCCCATTGTGGATAACGGAAACCTTGTAGGTATTGTTACCACTACAGATTTAATAAATTATCTTTTAGAACAGTTGTAA
- a CDS encoding polyribonucleotide nucleotidyltransferase, producing the protein MIPKTYKEVIDLGDGREISIETGKLAKQAHGSVVVQSGKCMLLCTVVSNYHQADVDFLPLTVDYREKFAAAGRYPGGFFKREARPSDGEVLTMRLVDRVLRPLFPKDYHAETQVMIQLMSHDDDVMPDAMAGLAASAAIQLSDIPFETAISEVRVARVNGEFIINPTFSQLAESDIDMMIGASADSVMMVEGEMDEISEEEMVEAIKAAHEAIKVQCEAQLKLAEAFGKKETREYEPEVEDEELAKKIHEMVYDKTYAIAKAGSAKHERGAAFSEIKEEVFNSFSEEEQDELGKLIHKYVAKAQKEAIRNLTLDEGLRLDGRKTTDIRPIWCEVDYLPSTHGSAIFTRGETQALATVTLGTSREANVIDMPSYEGEERFYLHYNFPPFSTGEARPIRGTSRREVGHGNLAQRALKGMVPEDCPYTVRVVSEVLESNGSSSMATVCSGTMALMDAGVQLKKPVSGIAMGLISDGDKYAVLSDILGDEDHLGDMDFKVTGTADGITATQMDIKIKGLSYEILVKALMQAREGRLHILKHLTDTIAQPNANVKDHAPTMVTTRIPNEFIGALIGPGGKVIQELQKETETTIVINEDPVTEEGIVEILGVGNKGIDAVMAHIDAMMFKPEVGSIYEVKVIKMLDFGAVVEYTEAPGNEVLLHVSELAWERTENVSDVVNMGDVFDVKYFGIDPRTRKEKVSRKAILPKPEGWEDRPKRDNSRNRDNNRGRDNRNRGNNRRDDRNRRDNNKED; encoded by the coding sequence ATGATTCCAAAAACTTACAAAGAGGTCATAGACCTAGGTGATGGTAGAGAAATTTCTATCGAAACCGGAAAACTAGCAAAACAGGCACACGGATCTGTTGTTGTACAATCAGGAAAATGTATGCTACTATGTACAGTCGTTTCTAATTATCATCAAGCCGATGTAGATTTTTTACCTTTAACTGTTGATTACAGAGAGAAATTTGCTGCTGCAGGTCGCTATCCTGGTGGATTTTTTAAACGTGAGGCGAGACCAAGCGATGGCGAGGTACTTACTATGCGTTTAGTAGACCGTGTTTTGCGCCCACTATTCCCAAAAGACTATCATGCCGAAACTCAAGTTATGATTCAACTAATGTCTCATGACGATGACGTTATGCCAGATGCTATGGCAGGTTTAGCCGCTTCCGCAGCAATTCAATTATCAGATATTCCTTTCGAGACGGCAATATCAGAGGTTAGAGTTGCTCGCGTAAATGGTGAATTTATTATTAACCCAACATTTTCTCAATTAGCCGAGTCTGATATTGACATGATGATCGGTGCTTCTGCAGATTCTGTGATGATGGTTGAAGGCGAAATGGATGAGATTTCTGAAGAAGAAATGGTAGAAGCTATTAAGGCAGCTCATGAAGCAATTAAAGTGCAATGCGAAGCGCAGTTAAAATTAGCGGAAGCCTTTGGTAAAAAGGAAACGCGCGAATATGAGCCAGAAGTTGAAGACGAAGAATTAGCCAAGAAAATTCATGAGATGGTTTACGATAAAACGTATGCCATAGCTAAAGCAGGTTCTGCAAAACACGAAAGAGGTGCTGCATTTTCTGAAATTAAAGAAGAAGTATTCAATTCATTTTCTGAAGAAGAACAAGATGAATTAGGCAAACTTATTCATAAATATGTTGCTAAAGCTCAAAAAGAAGCTATTAGAAATTTAACCTTAGACGAAGGATTACGTTTAGATGGTCGTAAAACTACAGATATAAGACCTATTTGGTGTGAGGTAGATTATTTACCATCCACTCACGGCTCAGCCATATTTACACGTGGTGAAACCCAAGCGTTGGCTACCGTAACCTTAGGAACTTCTAGAGAAGCAAACGTTATTGACATGCCATCTTATGAAGGTGAAGAACGTTTTTATTTACACTACAATTTCCCGCCGTTTTCAACCGGTGAAGCTAGACCTATTAGAGGAACTTCAAGAAGAGAAGTTGGCCACGGAAACTTAGCACAACGTGCACTCAAAGGAATGGTTCCTGAAGATTGTCCTTACACGGTAAGAGTAGTTTCAGAAGTCTTGGAATCTAATGGTTCGTCTTCTATGGCAACGGTCTGTTCTGGTACAATGGCTCTTATGGATGCAGGTGTACAGTTAAAAAAGCCTGTTTCTGGTATTGCTATGGGATTAATCTCCGATGGTGATAAATACGCTGTACTTTCAGATATTTTAGGAGATGAAGATCACTTAGGTGATATGGACTTTAAAGTTACCGGAACCGCAGATGGTATTACAGCAACCCAAATGGATATTAAGATCAAAGGTCTATCTTATGAAATCTTGGTAAAAGCACTAATGCAAGCTAGAGAAGGACGTTTACACATCTTAAAACATCTTACAGATACAATTGCACAACCTAATGCTAATGTTAAAGATCATGCACCTACCATGGTGACAACACGTATTCCAAATGAATTCATCGGAGCATTAATTGGGCCTGGTGGCAAAGTGATTCAGGAATTACAAAAAGAAACCGAAACCACTATAGTAATTAATGAAGATCCTGTGACTGAAGAGGGTATTGTTGAGATTCTTGGTGTTGGCAATAAAGGTATTGACGCTGTAATGGCTCATATAGATGCCATGATGTTTAAACCAGAGGTTGGTAGCATTTATGAAGTAAAAGTGATTAAAATGCTAGACTTTGGTGCCGTTGTAGAGTATACTGAAGCGCCTGGTAATGAAGTTTTACTTCACGTCAGCGAACTCGCTTGGGAACGCACAGAGAATGTTTCTGATGTCGTTAACATGGGAGATGTATTTGATGTAAAATACTTTGGTATAGACCCTAGAACTCGAAAAGAAAAAGTATCTCGCAAAGCTATTTTACCAAAACCTGAAGGTTGGGAAGATAGACCAAAACGCGATAACAGCCGTAACAGAGACAATAATCGAGGACGCGATAACCGTAACAGAGGTAATAATCGCAGAGACGATAGAAACCGAAGAGACAATAACAAAGAAGATTAA
- a CDS encoding DUF6029 family protein has translation MKKLLMLLTFCFTVNQMSAQLLDNLRVGLESNMAWYNDDKRTGPFFDGENNDGDEHVRVNSYLKLDYDFLESFTATVQIESYEPLALLNYSPNFEGTDFGIYSLNYRSDKLEASAGHYYEQFGSGLILRNWEDRQLGLNNALLGGRVKYMPTNFLSLTGLYGKQRVGFETADSDIFGFNTEIDISNIFKFESSSLNLGISYVGRQEKTDIEDPNFDELTNAFSGRIDFSKGNFYANAEYVTKSDDVFVINGQVINSFVNPGNALLFNTGFSKKGFGLDATFRRLENMGFFSEREKTGNVFLENNINFTPALTKQHDYLLTNIFVYQAQSQVVFADPQLMEAGEIGGQIDVFYNIKKGTALGGKYGTKLAFNASYWAGLKGDYDFDNLTYDVDYFGFGEKYFSDVSLEIRKKWNKKMNSIFYYVNQYYNQRTIEDNFSGEQIKTNIIVGETFYKFGRIGQSVRLELQKLWSNTENHDWVGGTIEYNASPRLSFYVNDIYNSGTDSSTSENHYYNFGGSFNKGSTRFSLNYGRQRAGLVCVGGVCRFVPEATGLSASLLMSF, from the coding sequence ATGAAAAAGCTTTTAATGCTGTTAACATTTTGTTTTACGGTAAACCAAATGTCAGCACAATTGCTAGATAACTTGCGTGTTGGTCTCGAGTCTAACATGGCGTGGTATAATGATGACAAACGCACAGGACCTTTTTTTGATGGTGAAAATAATGATGGTGATGAGCATGTAAGGGTCAATTCTTACCTAAAACTAGACTATGATTTTCTTGAAAGTTTTACAGCGACGGTTCAAATAGAATCATACGAGCCATTAGCTTTATTAAATTATTCACCAAATTTTGAAGGTACAGACTTTGGGATTTATTCACTCAATTACAGAAGTGATAAACTAGAAGCAAGTGCAGGACATTATTATGAGCAATTTGGTAGTGGTCTCATCCTTAGGAACTGGGAAGATCGACAACTAGGTCTCAATAATGCACTTTTGGGCGGAAGAGTAAAATACATGCCCACAAACTTTTTGTCTTTAACAGGGTTGTATGGAAAACAACGTGTTGGCTTTGAAACTGCCGACAGTGATATTTTTGGTTTCAATACTGAAATCGATATTTCTAATATTTTTAAGTTTGAGAGTTCCTCATTAAATCTTGGGATTAGTTATGTTGGTAGGCAAGAAAAAACAGATATAGAAGACCCAAATTTTGACGAGTTAACTAATGCTTTTTCTGGTCGCATAGATTTCTCTAAAGGTAACTTTTATGCCAATGCAGAGTACGTTACCAAGTCTGATGATGTCTTTGTTATTAACGGACAAGTCATTAATTCCTTTGTTAATCCAGGTAATGCTTTATTATTCAATACTGGGTTTTCTAAAAAAGGTTTTGGACTAGATGCCACATTTAGACGCTTAGAAAATATGGGATTCTTTTCTGAGCGTGAAAAAACAGGAAATGTTTTTTTAGAGAATAATATCAATTTTACGCCTGCACTAACAAAGCAGCACGATTATTTATTGACTAATATTTTTGTGTATCAGGCACAGTCTCAAGTTGTTTTTGCAGATCCACAACTTATGGAGGCAGGTGAAATTGGAGGGCAGATTGATGTATTTTATAACATTAAAAAAGGAACAGCACTTGGTGGTAAATATGGTACAAAACTAGCATTTAATGCGTCGTATTGGGCAGGTCTTAAAGGAGATTATGATTTTGATAATTTAACTTATGACGTAGATTATTTTGGTTTTGGTGAAAAGTATTTTTCTGATGTTAGTTTAGAGATCAGAAAAAAATGGAACAAAAAGATGAATTCTATTTTTTACTACGTAAACCAATACTATAACCAAAGAACTATAGAAGATAATTTTTCTGGTGAACAAATTAAAACTAATATTATTGTTGGTGAAACCTTTTATAAGTTTGGTAGAATAGGACAGTCTGTACGCTTAGAATTGCAGAAACTATGGTCTAACACTGAAAATCATGATTGGGTAGGTGGAACTATAGAATATAATGCAAGTCCGAGATTATCATTTTACGTTAACGATATCTATAATAGCGGAACTGATAGTAGTACTTCAGAAAATCATTATTACAATTTTGGTGGTAGCTTTAACAAAGGCTCTACACGTTTTTCTTTAAATTATGGTAGACAACGTGCAGGATTAGTCTGTGTAGGTGGTGTTTGTCGTTTTGTTCCGGAGGCTACAGGACTTTCTGCGAGTTTGTTAATGTCGTTTTAG
- the rpe gene encoding ribulose-phosphate 3-epimerase, which produces MASKLIAPSMLAADFGNLQRDTEMVNNSDADWFHIDVMDGHFVPNISYGMPVIAAIKKHATKTLDVHLMIEKPERYIEEFAKVGADIITVHYESTVHLHRTLRQIKDAGCKAGVVLNITTPIHVLEDILPECYMVLLMSINPGFGGQKFEDVTYQRIKKLRDLIDKQGLDTRIEIDGGVTDKNIEKLVDAGADTFVAGSHVFKSDDPMATIKNLKTLANL; this is translated from the coding sequence ATGGCTTCAAAATTAATAGCACCTTCTATGTTAGCCGCAGATTTTGGCAACTTACAACGCGATACAGAAATGGTAAACAATAGCGATGCCGACTGGTTTCATATAGATGTTATGGACGGTCATTTTGTACCAAATATTTCTTATGGTATGCCAGTAATAGCGGCTATAAAAAAGCATGCAACAAAAACATTAGATGTACATTTAATGATAGAAAAACCTGAACGCTATATTGAAGAATTTGCTAAAGTGGGAGCAGATATTATTACGGTACATTATGAATCCACCGTTCATCTGCACAGAACATTACGACAAATAAAAGATGCTGGTTGCAAAGCAGGTGTTGTGCTTAACATTACAACACCCATACACGTTTTAGAAGATATTTTACCAGAATGCTACATGGTATTATTAATGTCTATTAATCCTGGTTTTGGAGGCCAAAAATTTGAAGACGTGACCTATCAGCGAATCAAGAAACTTCGCGACTTAATAGATAAGCAAGGACTAGATACCCGAATTGAAATAGATGGTGGTGTTACGGATAAAAATATTGAAAAATTGGTAGACGCTGGCGCAGACACTTTCGTTGCTGGAAGTCATGTTTTTAAAAGTGACGATCCTATGGCAACAATTAAAAATTTAAAGACACTTGCCAATTTATAA
- the proB gene encoding glutamate 5-kinase, translating into MKDDIKRVVVKVGTNVLTNKDNRILGPVLRELVRQIAVLYEEDIMVILVSSGSAIAGMEVLGDTKIDNKSVRRQVYSAVGQPRMMRHYYSIFHDYGMRCAQILATKRDFDPGKHRQNMINCYEGLLAEGVIPIANEDDAVSLTMSMFSDNDELASLVAELLDADRLIILSDTDGLYTGHPDDDESRKLNVVKTNQNVEKYVCASNKKEGEGRGGMASKLKIAKGTAKKNIPTYIANGKRENVIVDIINNKEVGTKFISA; encoded by the coding sequence ATGAAAGATGACATTAAACGTGTGGTTGTAAAAGTAGGCACCAACGTTTTAACAAATAAAGACAATAGAATTTTAGGACCAGTACTAAGAGAGTTAGTTCGCCAAATCGCTGTATTATATGAAGAAGATATCATGGTAATTTTGGTATCTTCTGGCTCTGCAATTGCAGGTATGGAAGTTTTGGGCGATACTAAAATAGATAACAAATCTGTAAGAAGACAAGTATATTCTGCCGTAGGACAACCCAGAATGATGCGTCATTACTACAGTATTTTCCATGACTATGGAATGCGCTGCGCGCAAATTTTGGCAACCAAACGCGATTTTGACCCTGGGAAACATCGTCAGAACATGATAAACTGCTATGAAGGATTATTGGCCGAAGGTGTAATTCCGATTGCAAATGAAGACGATGCCGTCTCTTTAACCATGTCCATGTTCTCTGATAATGACGAGCTGGCGAGTTTAGTCGCAGAACTACTCGATGCAGATCGCCTAATCATACTATCAGATACCGACGGACTCTACACAGGCCACCCAGACGATGACGAATCTAGAAAATTAAACGTCGTAAAAACAAACCAAAATGTAGAAAAGTATGTTTGCGCTTCTAATAAAAAAGAAGGCGAAGGACGTGGAGGCATGGCTTCTAAACTAAAGATAGCCAAAGGTACTGCCAAAAAGAATATTCCTACTTACATCGCAAACGGCAAGCGCGAAAACGTCATTGTAGACATTATTAATAACAAAGAAGTTGGCACAAAATTTATTAGTGCCTAA
- the proC gene encoding pyrroline-5-carboxylate reductase, protein MKVLVIGAGNMGLTYSEGMADSSLLGKQKLRIYDTDPNKIETLRQNPRFDVYTSLENGLPQSDIVFLAVKPYHCEDLFKKMKPLIHSEQIFVSLMAGVSIETIQDGLGIKKVIRTMPNLPAKVGKGVTSYTGAKAISRVELLMVRQLLDTTGTSIHVDSEKFIDASTGISGSGPAYVFYFMQSMLEAAQKMGFSDYDSKVLVSNTFEGAIELFNQSNISPERWIDKVASKGGTTQAAIDSMEDNNVKQLIQDAAYAAFDRAVELGKDK, encoded by the coding sequence ATGAAAGTATTAGTAATAGGTGCCGGAAATATGGGCTTAACCTATTCAGAAGGCATGGCAGATTCTTCTTTATTAGGAAAACAAAAGTTAAGAATCTATGACACTGACCCTAACAAAATCGAAACACTCAGACAAAACCCAAGATTTGATGTATACACCTCTTTAGAGAATGGTTTACCGCAGTCGGACATTGTATTTTTAGCAGTAAAACCATATCACTGCGAAGATTTATTCAAAAAAATGAAGCCGCTTATTCATAGCGAACAAATATTTGTATCGCTAATGGCAGGTGTAAGCATAGAAACAATACAAGATGGTTTAGGAATTAAAAAAGTAATACGCACCATGCCAAATCTACCAGCTAAAGTAGGCAAAGGTGTAACCTCGTACACTGGCGCAAAAGCCATATCTCGTGTAGAGTTACTAATGGTGCGCCAACTATTAGACACAACAGGGACTTCTATACATGTAGACTCCGAGAAGTTTATCGATGCCTCTACAGGTATTTCTGGTAGTGGGCCAGCTTATGTATTCTACTTTATGCAATCTATGTTAGAAGCTGCTCAAAAAATGGGCTTTTCAGACTATGATTCTAAAGTTTTGGTAAGCAACACTTTTGAAGGAGCTATTGAATTGTTTAACCAGTCTAATATTTCACCTGAGCGCTGGATTGACAAAGTAGCATCAAAAGGCGGCACTACACAAGCCGCAATAGACTCTATGGAAGATAATAATGTAAAACAACTCATACAGGATGCAGCTTATGCCGCATTTGATAGAGCTGTTGAATTAGGAAAAGATAAATAA